Genomic window (Sediminispirochaeta smaragdinae DSM 11293):
GTTCAAAGAACGGAACAGTGGTTCTTGAAGGCGAAAAGGCGGTCATAACATGCGGAAGTTACGGGATTATCAACAAGCTCGCTTGATCACCCTTTGCAGTGTGCACTACATCAACAGCTGCAGTGCACCGATTATTCCGCCCAAAAGTGCCCCGAATAGATTGATATATTTCAGGTGAGTTGCTATCACCACAAGCAGCAGGTTTTCCACCTGTTCTACCTCAAGTTCGTCGATACGCTGCACAACCAGTGCATTGACATCTATATGCTCAAGCAACACGGCAGCATGCTTTTGGAGAAACGAAATAATCTCACCGGTAATGAGCCGTGCAAGGTTATCCCGCCCGCTACTTTCGAGGGAGATAAAACGGGCCGGGGGATTCTCGGAAAGAAGGCGGGAGAGGATTCCCCTTTCATCACTATCATTAGCCCGACTAAAAAACTCCACCACGGCTTTGGGAGAGTCAAGGCCAATCCATGTTGCAAGTGCCGCAAGGGGTTGGTTTCTCAGCGAGGAAAAAAGCTCGTTCAAGACAAGAACGAGCGAGCCGTCCGATGAGGCATCTGCGCCATGTAGCGAAGTATAGAGCCGGAATACCGGAATTTGCCTAGCCCGCAGAAGCGATACCCTAAGCCATTGGACGATTTTCTTTTTGACATCGGAACTCTCAAGTCCCTGGTGCAACTGTTTCAGTCCGTCCTGAATAATTTCCGGCATACGCTCATGGAGCGTCCGGTCGTACTGTCCGGCCATCAACATCAGACGTTGAACACTGCTTAACCGGCCGATGACATCGGCAAGAAAAGAACGGCCATGCTGTTCCAATTGCCGTCGGATCGTTGGGCGATGGAGAAACATATCCAAAGCTCCGACCAAATCATCGTAGCGTGAATCAAAAAGCTCGCTTATAAGGATTACCGATCGGTAGGAAAGAAAGCTTCCAAGCGTTCGTCTTTCCGAGGAGAGGCTTTGGTCAGCCTTTTCTGCGAGAGAGGAAAGGAAATCACTTTTGCCGAAATCAAACGGCAAAAGCTCATCCAGGGGCTTGGCCCAGCACAACTCAAGTACGGCCTCGCCCACTCCTTTTCCCAAAAGAGGGGAAACCGCAGCCCACATTGCAGAATCATG
Coding sequences:
- a CDS encoding DUF445 family protein; this encodes MERFIPLVLPPLIGALIGYITNRIAIGMLFRPYREKRLFGLRIPFTPGIIPRQRYKLSGSIGRMVSTHLFTEEAVRKQLSSPDFGDRFEKSVREGIDRFLDHPFAPSLHDSAMWAAVSPLLGKGVGEAVLELCWAKPLDELLPFDFGKSDFLSSLAEKADQSLSSERRTLGSFLSYRSVILISELFDSRYDDLVGALDMFLHRPTIRRQLEQHGRSFLADVIGRLSSVQRLMLMAGQYDRTLHERMPEIIQDGLKQLHQGLESSDVKKKIVQWLRVSLLRARQIPVFRLYTSLHGADASSDGSLVLVLNELFSSLRNQPLAALATWIGLDSPKAVVEFFSRANDSDERGILSRLLSENPPARFISLESSGRDNLARLITGEIISFLQKHAAVLLEHIDVNALVVQRIDELEVEQVENLLLVVIATHLKYINLFGALLGGIIGALQLLM